A portion of the Bufo gargarizans isolate SCDJY-AF-19 chromosome 7, ASM1485885v1, whole genome shotgun sequence genome contains these proteins:
- the LMCD1 gene encoding LIM and cysteine-rich domains protein 1 → MNQSVLEARSRGAGGRGVTTLTTPEMELSAGTQKMPVGQQGAERSPPCMRCKGTCTGFQPHSWRKLCELCHCPREDHALPPEVEEDYRIGQLLSDTRYSGLTARVKGSEGARVYKRNRMIITNPITSRKDPTFLTVTYEWAPPGLNQKLAMHYMELIPKKMQPVAGTEGAHYRRLQLIKQLPCYDYNPQYCKGLKEGEKSAMEAFVKQYKENVMGVAEVALPCSAKEDEKKPNTTETANSAAEEPAAKKDYLCELCQHLMPADAPAVYADQAGYKTQWHPACFVCCQCREPLVNLIYFWKGNRLWCGRHYCESERPRCTACDEMIFSEHFHQYDGKSWHREHFTCTSCEQSLANQPFVLDRALLLCTPCSRNRAAH, encoded by the exons ATGCCAGTGGGGCAGCAGGGCGCAGAGAGGAGCCCCCCCTGCATGAGGTGTAAGGGGACGTGTACAGGATTCCAGCCGCACTCCTGGAG GAAATTGTGTGAGCTCTGCCACTGCCCTCGTGAAGACCACGCTCTACCCCCAGAAGTAGAAGAAGACTATAGAATTGGGCAGCTGCTCTCAGATACCCGCTACTCAGGACTGACCGCGCGTGTGAAAGGCAGCGAAGGGGCGCGGGTCTACAAGAGGAATCGTATGATCATTACCAACCCTATTACCTCCCGAAAAGATCCCACCTTCCTGACCGTCACCTATGAGTGGGCACCGCCTGGACTCAACCAAAAACTG GCCATGCATTATATGGAATTAATCCCTAAGAAGATGCAGCCTGTGGCTGGCACAGAAGGGGCACACTATCGACGCCTGCAGCTAATTAAGCAATTACCCTgctatgactataacccccaatATTGCAAAGGCCTGAAAGAGGGTGAGAAGTCTGCAATGGAAGCCTTTGTGAAGCAATACAAGGAGAATGTGATGGGGGTGGCAGAGGTGGCGTTACCGTGTAGTGCCAAAGAAGATGAAAAGAAACCCAACACTACAGAGACTGCAAACAGCGCCGCAGAGGAGCCCGCAGCCAAGAAGGATTAT TTGTGTGAGTTATGCCAACACTTAATGCCCGCTGATGCTCCAGCAGTCTACGCTGACCAGGCAGGGTACAAGACGCAATGGCACCCAGCATGCTTTGTGTGCTGCCAGTGCAGAGAGCCACTGGTGAACCTAATTTATTTCTGGAAAGGCAATCGCTTGTGGTGTGGAAGGCATTACTGTGAAAGTGAGAGGCCACGCTGCACTGCATGTGATGAG ATGATTTTCTCTGAGCACTTTCACCAGTATGACGGGAAGTCGTGGCACAGGGAGCACTTTACCTGTACGAGCTGTGAGCAGTCACTCGCCAATCAGCCTTTTGTCCTGGACAGAGCTCTGCTCCTCTGTACCCCCTGCAGCAGGAACCGAGCTGCTCATTAG